From one Chryseobacterium sp. 3008163 genomic stretch:
- a CDS encoding helix-turn-helix domain-containing protein translates to MRIYIKYMVSLRCKMMVQQEIEQLGLKNAVVNLGTVDIPDGITNEQLEVFRIKLEHLGLELLDDKKSILIEKIKNTITEMVHNADEQPKENYSEYLSEKLGYDYTYLSNIFSEVNGYTIQHFIIINKIEKVKELLLYNELNLTEIAYKLNYSSVAHLSYQFKKITGLAPSFYKSLKQKRLKNLEDL, encoded by the coding sequence ATGAGGATTTACATAAAATATATGGTCAGTCTGCGATGTAAAATGATGGTGCAGCAAGAAATTGAGCAGCTGGGCTTAAAGAATGCTGTTGTAAACCTTGGTACCGTTGATATTCCCGATGGAATTACGAATGAGCAGCTGGAAGTTTTCAGAATAAAATTAGAGCATCTTGGACTTGAACTTTTAGACGACAAGAAAAGTATTTTAATTGAAAAAATTAAAAATACAATTACAGAAATGGTTCATAATGCCGATGAACAGCCAAAAGAAAACTACTCAGAATACTTAAGCGAAAAACTGGGTTACGATTACACTTATCTGTCTAATATATTTTCTGAAGTGAATGGTTACACGATACAGCATTTTATCATCATCAATAAGATTGAAAAGGTAAAAGAATTGCTGTTATATAACGAACTGAACCTTACAGAAATTGCCTATAAACTCAATTACAGCAGTGTTGCGCATCTTTCTTATCAGTTTAAAAAGATTACCGGTCTGGCGCCATCTTTCTATAAAAGTTTAAAGCAAAAAAGACTAAAGAATCTTGAAGACTTATAA
- a CDS encoding beta-1,6-N-acetylglucosaminyltransferase: protein MRTTFHQPQSQPKPLVRAPSSSVRIAYFIMVHDEPEQFIRMFRKIYTRDQFYLIHIDRKANEEVTEMIQGFLIQYPNAYILESMNITSGGFNMVQIELNAMEFLLNVSNEWEYFINLSGEDYPLKSQTIIRKFLTAQKGKNYLFYYDQKFYRPDTLKRIQNHFTELAFRISSFIYKREFMKDVIPFIGGKWMILTRDTCSFLCNSEKVMAFKDYYLHTLLPAESFFQTVLMNTPFHSVIVNDDKRAIIDINALNINDIASVFENYLKSNNHLFIRKLNYTNHQDLLKYIDENFHSALPEINDVDKELRNNLGQNN from the coding sequence ATGCGCACAACTTTTCACCAACCTCAGTCGCAGCCAAAACCTTTGGTTCGTGCTCCCTCTTCATCGGTGCGGATTGCCTATTTTATTATGGTTCACGATGAGCCTGAGCAATTCATCAGAATGTTTAGAAAAATCTATACTAGAGATCAGTTTTACCTCATCCATATCGACAGAAAAGCAAATGAGGAAGTAACAGAGATGATTCAGGGATTTTTAATTCAATATCCAAACGCTTATATTTTAGAAAGCATGAATATTACCTCGGGCGGTTTTAATATGGTTCAAATTGAGCTCAATGCTATGGAATTTTTGTTAAACGTCAGCAATGAATGGGAATATTTCATCAATCTGAGTGGTGAAGATTATCCTTTAAAGTCTCAGACAATCATCCGGAAATTTCTGACTGCCCAAAAAGGTAAAAATTATCTCTTTTATTATGATCAAAAATTTTACAGACCCGATACGCTAAAACGTATTCAAAATCATTTCACAGAACTGGCATTTCGTATCTCATCTTTTATTTACAAAAGGGAATTTATGAAAGATGTCATCCCATTTATTGGTGGAAAATGGATGATTTTAACGAGGGATACATGTTCTTTTCTGTGCAATAGCGAAAAAGTAATGGCTTTTAAAGATTATTATCTGCATACGTTACTTCCTGCGGAATCTTTCTTTCAAACTGTGCTGATGAATACACCTTTTCATTCTGTTATTGTGAATGATGACAAACGAGCCATTATAGACATTAATGCATTGAACATCAATGATATTGCTTCAGTTTTTGAAAATTATTTAAAATCAAATAATCATCTTTTTATAAGAAAACTGAATTATACAAATCATCAGGATTTGCTGAAATATATCGATGAAAATTTCCATTCTGCTTTGCCGGAAATCAATGATGTAGACAAAGAACTTAGAAACAATTTAGGTCAAAATAACTAA
- a CDS encoding acyl-CoA dehydrogenase family protein has product MTESSNKLSGENYPEFLDHFKTSLHHLFQRENIDQLSLSRGLPPSVWKEIMNLKPLSVAVPTEFGGRGLKVKECLGILSAASYESLPLSLTFGINIALFLEPLAKYGNESIKENIFKHFLDYGAMGGLMITEPDFGSDALNMKTQNELKGDSYEVKGTKHWQGLTGLANYWLITSRSANAEGNLSRDVDFFIADTHQPEQNIEVLEYYDNPGLYMIPYGLNKIDIKVPQANKLIPESTGLKMMLDILHRSRFQFPGMGMGFLKRMLDEALSHTRTRIVGNSNLYALDQVQYQLTRLESFFTLCSAMCAKSSKISGIDHNLSSEGVHANSMKALVTDMMQEAAQILVQLSGGKGYRISHIGGRGIMDSRPFQIFEGSNEMLYTQISEGILKDMKKKKLENVGEYLQQNVLSENAAKLYTQNLDFTINTAISQRKMIDLGKVVARIITVNDLLELSNAGFNQKLVDNAVEMTRQDIVTLLASMNHHQDLKPLDDYSENSNWMSLV; this is encoded by the coding sequence ATGACTGAATCTTCAAACAAGTTATCCGGGGAAAATTACCCTGAATTTCTTGATCATTTTAAAACTTCACTCCATCATCTTTTTCAGAGAGAAAACATCGACCAGCTAAGTCTTTCAAGAGGTCTTCCGCCAAGTGTATGGAAAGAAATCATGAATCTCAAGCCGCTTTCGGTTGCTGTTCCCACTGAATTCGGAGGTCGCGGATTGAAAGTGAAAGAGTGTTTGGGGATTTTATCTGCCGCTTCTTATGAGTCTCTTCCTTTATCATTAACTTTTGGGATCAACATCGCTCTTTTTCTTGAGCCGTTAGCCAAATACGGAAATGAATCGATTAAAGAAAATATCTTTAAACATTTCTTAGATTACGGTGCAATGGGTGGTTTGATGATCACAGAGCCGGACTTTGGAAGTGATGCCTTAAATATGAAGACTCAAAACGAGTTGAAAGGAGATTCTTACGAAGTAAAAGGTACAAAACACTGGCAAGGTCTTACAGGTTTGGCTAATTATTGGCTGATTACCTCAAGAAGTGCCAATGCAGAAGGAAATTTATCGAGAGATGTTGATTTCTTCATCGCAGACACTCATCAACCTGAACAAAATATTGAGGTTTTGGAATATTATGATAATCCAGGATTATACATGATTCCTTACGGTCTTAATAAAATTGACATAAAAGTTCCTCAAGCCAACAAATTGATTCCTGAATCTACAGGTCTTAAAATGATGCTTGATATTCTTCACAGAAGCAGATTTCAGTTCCCGGGAATGGGAATGGGCTTCCTGAAAAGAATGCTTGATGAAGCTTTAAGTCATACAAGAACCAGAATTGTAGGAAATTCAAATCTTTATGCATTAGATCAGGTGCAGTATCAGCTGACAAGATTAGAGTCATTTTTCACATTGTGTTCTGCAATGTGCGCAAAAAGTTCTAAGATCAGCGGAATTGATCACAACCTTTCATCAGAAGGTGTTCATGCGAATTCTATGAAGGCTTTGGTTACCGATATGATGCAGGAAGCTGCACAGATTTTGGTACAGCTTTCAGGTGGAAAAGGCTACAGAATCAGCCACATCGGGGGAAGAGGAATTATGGACAGCCGTCCGTTCCAGATTTTTGAAGGTTCTAATGAAATGCTGTACACGCAGATTTCAGAAGGGATTTTGAAAGATATGAAGAAAAAGAAACTGGAAAATGTAGGTGAGTATCTTCAGCAAAATGTTTTAAGTGAAAATGCTGCTAAATTATACACTCAAAATTTAGATTTCACCATCAATACAGCAATTTCTCAAAGAAAAATGATTGATCTTGGTAAAGTAGTGGCAAGAATCATCACTGTGAATGACCTTTTGGAATTGAGCAACGCAGGATTTAACCAAAAATTGGTTGATAATGCTGTGGAGATGACAAGACAAGATATTGTTACACTTCTTGCATCAATGAATCATCATCAGGATTTGAAGCCGTTGGATGATTACTCAGAAAACAGCAATTGGATGTCTTTAGTTTAA
- a CDS encoding SemiSWEET transporter — translation MDVNILGIVAGFLTSIAMIPQLIKVIKEKNVEDLSWVMILVLICGLSLWVWYGFIQDELPIILSNAFAVLVNLTLFICYLLFRKKS, via the coding sequence ATGGATGTAAATATTTTAGGGATAGTAGCAGGATTTCTCACTTCAATTGCCATGATTCCGCAGTTGATTAAAGTTATCAAAGAAAAAAACGTCGAAGATTTATCTTGGGTTATGATTTTGGTCTTAATCTGCGGGCTCTCTCTGTGGGTTTGGTACGGATTTATTCAGGATGAATTACCTATTATTCTATCAAATGCTTTTGCAGTGTTGGTGAATTTAACTTTGTTTATTTGCTATCTGTTATTTAGAAAAAAATCTTAA
- a CDS encoding ferritin-like domain-containing protein, which produces MATKTATVKKTTAPKKTVAPKKPTASKSTASKSSKTPAKKDASADLREFFEDALKDIYWAEKALTKALPKMEKNATHPDLKNAISSHLAETKVHVMRLEECFKSLGLKPEAKKCDAMQGLLDEGNGIMEETKAGAIRDVGIIAASQKVEHYEIATYGSLAAYAKVLKEKKCLSNFLATLKEEKNCDKLLSTIADTALNSKAK; this is translated from the coding sequence ATGGCAACTAAAACAGCAACAGTTAAAAAAACTACAGCTCCCAAGAAAACTGTAGCACCAAAAAAACCGACTGCTTCAAAAAGCACAGCATCAAAATCTTCTAAAACACCAGCTAAAAAAGATGCTTCTGCAGATTTAAGAGAATTCTTTGAAGACGCATTGAAAGATATCTATTGGGCAGAAAAAGCCTTGACAAAAGCACTTCCGAAAATGGAGAAAAATGCAACGCATCCGGATTTGAAAAATGCAATTTCTTCACATTTAGCTGAAACGAAAGTTCATGTAATGAGATTAGAAGAATGCTTCAAGTCTTTAGGATTAAAACCGGAAGCCAAAAAATGCGACGCGATGCAAGGATTATTAGATGAAGGAAATGGCATCATGGAAGAGACAAAAGCTGGCGCAATTCGTGATGTAGGAATCATTGCTGCTTCTCAAAAAGTAGAACATTATGAGATTGCGACCTACGGAAGTCTTGCTGCTTATGCGAAAGTTTTAAAAGAGAAAAAATGCTTAAGCAACTTTTTAGCAACCTTAAAAGAAGAAAAAAATTGCGATAAATTATTGTCAACGATTGCAGACACAGCGCTGAACAGCAAGGCAAAATAA
- a CDS encoding CinA family protein codes for MMTAGETVAVAESVTSGMLQLAFSQMPNASMFYKGGMTAFTLAEKVRLLNVDKREAENSDCVSENIADTMALNVAKLFESDWSIATTGYCTPVRHSTYSVYAHYTIAYKGEIIVSKKLELHPKTQALNAQLYYAEFILGCFKSELNNLLILNN; via the coding sequence ATGATGACAGCCGGCGAAACAGTTGCTGTCGCCGAAAGTGTAACCTCCGGAATGCTTCAATTGGCTTTTTCACAGATGCCCAATGCATCAATGTTTTATAAAGGTGGAATGACAGCATTTACTTTAGCGGAAAAAGTGAGACTTTTAAACGTAGACAAGCGGGAAGCTGAAAACAGTGATTGCGTATCAGAAAATATAGCGGACACAATGGCGCTGAATGTTGCGAAATTATTCGAAAGCGATTGGTCAATTGCAACAACAGGATATTGCACTCCTGTCAGACATTCGACGTACAGTGTTTACGCACATTATACAATTGCTTACAAAGGTGAAATTATAGTATCAAAAAAACTAGAGCTTCATCCAAAAACCCAAGCTTTGAATGCGCAACTGTATTATGCGGAATTTATTTTAGGCTGCTTCAAAAGTGAATTGAATAATTTGCTTATTTTAAATAATTAA
- a CDS encoding catalase, which produces MDNKDFKPNEKLNQLHDHTTDNQDTKLTTNQGLKVNNNQDSLKTDQRGATLLEDFILREKITHFDHERIPERIVHARGSGAHGVFKLNKSLAKYTKAKFLNDVDKETPVFVRFSTVAGSAGSTDLARDVRGFAVKFYTEEGNYDLVGNNIPVFFIQDAMKFPDLVHAVKPEPDNAIPQAASAHDTFWDFISLMPESMHMIMWAMSDRAIPRSYRMMEGFGVHSFKFINSEGSVHFVKFHFKPKLGVHSVAWSEAQKISGTDPDFHRRDLWESIENGAFPEWDFGVQIIPEENEHDFDFDLLDPTKLVPEELVPVQLVGTLTLNRNPDNFFAETEQVAFHPGHLVPGIDFSNDPLLQGRLFSYTDTQLSRLGSPNFHEIPINRSINTVHNNQRDGHMRQQIVKGKVSYEPNSIGGGCPFQAMMKDGGFTSNNERVDGHKIRARSDSFVDHYSQAKMFLNSQSAPEKTHLQNALIFELSKVTILEIRERVVGQLAFIDAELASNVAEKVGVKVKKLDMPNQSIPADADAASLQSEEREPETKSSKALSMKNTVKDTIESRVIGFIMADGVNTQAVKSLKSKLESEGAVVQIIAPSVAPVKADDGSKFEPKHSITSTASVSFDALYICSGEKSAKELMHPERKPIVTEFMNEAYKHCKAIYFGKDTDEIYNATRISAKKHEDPAIINTSGGDSDEKFISAIAKHRVWDLEKERNSMA; this is translated from the coding sequence ATGGACAATAAAGACTTTAAACCAAATGAAAAGCTGAATCAGCTTCATGATCACACAACAGATAATCAGGATACGAAACTGACAACCAATCAGGGATTAAAAGTCAACAACAATCAGGATTCACTGAAGACTGATCAAAGGGGTGCAACTTTGTTGGAAGATTTTATTTTAAGAGAAAAAATTACGCATTTCGATCACGAGAGAATTCCAGAAAGAATTGTTCATGCAAGAGGTTCTGGTGCTCATGGGGTTTTTAAACTGAATAAAAGTTTAGCCAAATACACTAAAGCTAAATTTTTAAATGATGTTGATAAAGAAACACCTGTTTTCGTAAGGTTTTCTACCGTTGCGGGAAGCGCAGGAAGTACAGATTTAGCAAGAGACGTAAGAGGTTTTGCGGTAAAATTCTATACCGAAGAAGGAAATTATGATTTGGTAGGAAATAATATTCCTGTATTCTTTATTCAGGATGCGATGAAATTTCCGGACTTGGTACATGCGGTAAAACCAGAACCTGATAATGCTATTCCGCAGGCTGCCTCAGCGCACGATACATTTTGGGATTTTATATCATTAATGCCCGAAAGTATGCACATGATTATGTGGGCAATGAGCGATCGTGCCATCCCAAGAAGCTACAGAATGATGGAAGGTTTCGGGGTGCATTCATTTAAATTTATCAATAGTGAAGGTTCTGTTCATTTCGTTAAATTTCATTTCAAACCTAAATTAGGTGTGCATTCTGTTGCATGGAGTGAAGCACAGAAGATTTCAGGTACAGACCCGGATTTTCATAGAAGAGATCTTTGGGAATCTATTGAAAATGGTGCTTTTCCTGAATGGGATTTTGGAGTACAAATCATTCCTGAAGAAAATGAGCACGATTTTGATTTTGATCTTCTTGATCCTACAAAATTAGTTCCTGAAGAATTGGTTCCTGTTCAGCTTGTCGGAACTTTAACTTTAAACAGAAACCCTGATAACTTTTTTGCAGAAACAGAGCAGGTGGCATTCCACCCAGGGCATTTGGTTCCGGGAATTGATTTCTCTAATGATCCGCTTTTACAGGGAAGATTGTTTTCTTACACAGATACACAGTTATCAAGATTGGGCTCACCTAATTTTCACGAAATTCCGATCAATAGATCGATCAATACAGTTCACAACAATCAGCGTGATGGTCACATGAGACAGCAGATCGTAAAAGGGAAAGTAAGTTATGAGCCCAATTCTATTGGTGGAGGATGTCCTTTTCAGGCAATGATGAAAGATGGCGGATTTACATCAAATAACGAAAGGGTAGACGGTCATAAAATAAGAGCAAGAAGCGACAGTTTTGTTGATCATTATTCTCAGGCAAAAATGTTTTTAAACAGTCAGTCAGCACCGGAAAAAACTCACCTTCAGAATGCCTTGATATTTGAATTGTCAAAAGTGACCATCTTAGAAATCAGAGAAAGGGTAGTAGGGCAATTGGCTTTTATTGATGCTGAGCTTGCTTCAAATGTTGCCGAAAAAGTAGGTGTTAAAGTTAAGAAATTAGATATGCCTAATCAAAGCATTCCTGCAGATGCAGATGCCGCAAGTTTACAAAGCGAAGAAAGAGAACCTGAGACTAAAAGTTCGAAAGCTCTAAGCATGAAAAATACAGTGAAAGATACAATCGAAAGTCGTGTGATTGGTTTCATCATGGCAGACGGAGTAAATACTCAGGCTGTAAAATCTTTAAAAAGTAAATTGGAAAGTGAAGGAGCGGTTGTTCAGATCATTGCACCAAGTGTGGCACCGGTGAAAGCTGATGACGGAAGTAAATTTGAACCAAAACATTCGATTACAAGTACAGCAAGTGTATCTTTCGATGCTTTATACATCTGTTCAGGTGAAAAATCTGCCAAAGAATTGATGCATCCGGAAAGAAAACCAATTGTTACAGAATTCATGAACGAAGCGTACAAACATTGCAAGGCAATCTATTTTGGGAAAGATACTGACGAAATATACAATGCAACCAGAATCAGCGCCAAAAAACATGAAGATCCAGCAATCATCAATACTTCAGGAGGTGATTCTGATGAGAAATTTATTTCAGCAATTGCCAAACACAGAGTTTGGGATCTTGAGAAAGAGCGTAACTCTATGGCATAG
- a CDS encoding glutathione synthase: MAHKDFTKEDFIKTEDGTYQLEYLKSEIGEGSNLIVEQKNEDGTYTVIQIPIKRHNESIFIAIQQPVDGRIIFN, encoded by the coding sequence ATGGCACACAAAGATTTTACAAAAGAAGATTTTATAAAAACCGAAGACGGCACTTACCAGTTGGAATACTTAAAATCAGAAATAGGTGAAGGAAGCAATCTGATTGTTGAACAGAAAAATGAAGATGGAACTTACACAGTCATTCAAATACCTATTAAAAGACATAATGAAAGCATCTTTATTGCCATACAGCAGCCGGTTGACGGCAGAATAATTTTTAACTAA